One window from the genome of Spiractinospora alimapuensis encodes:
- a CDS encoding YeiH family protein: MGDNTDARAASTPESEDPALAVPADESADRSGRSASPRRPESGPPPAEERDETSVSSPSVPWLLVGLALVLGLAATTRFLESFVPETTAGTTFGGFAEAVEYPVYAILIGLLANGLLSLTGLRDRLAGAFRTEFFIKTGLVLLGSTVLFDVIVRAAGPAVLQALLLVTSVFLFTWWIGGRFGLDSRLRALLSSAVSICGVSAAIAAAGAVQAKREQLAYTASLVIVFAVPSIFLLPWLVQLIGLNTAQAGAWIGGNIDTTAAVAASGAIVGEEALQIASIVKATQNVLMGVVAVALTAYFAYRVAPAGGSARPGLGALWERFPKFVLGFLLASVIATVWANVTGDSGEAGLDTAKALRDWFLIAAFTSIGLEFKLSSLREAGWRPIGVFALATVFNLLVGLALAAILFRNFAF, encoded by the coding sequence ATGGGCGACAACACCGACGCGCGCGCCGCGTCCACCCCCGAGTCCGAGGACCCCGCTCTCGCGGTCCCCGCCGACGAGTCCGCCGACCGCTCCGGGCGTTCCGCGAGTCCCAGGCGTCCCGAGAGCGGACCCCCGCCGGCGGAGGAGCGGGACGAGACGTCCGTGTCCTCGCCGTCGGTGCCGTGGTTGCTGGTTGGCCTGGCCCTGGTCCTCGGCCTGGCCGCCACCACCCGCTTCCTGGAGTCGTTCGTCCCGGAGACGACGGCGGGGACCACCTTCGGCGGGTTCGCCGAGGCCGTCGAGTATCCCGTGTACGCGATCCTGATCGGACTGCTCGCCAACGGGCTGCTGAGCCTCACCGGCCTGCGGGACCGTCTCGCCGGCGCGTTCCGCACCGAGTTCTTCATCAAGACGGGCCTCGTCCTGCTCGGATCCACGGTCCTGTTCGACGTGATCGTCCGTGCGGCCGGACCCGCGGTCCTCCAGGCCCTGCTCCTGGTGACCTCCGTCTTCCTGTTCACGTGGTGGATCGGCGGCAGGTTCGGACTCGACTCCCGACTGCGTGCCCTGCTGTCCTCCGCGGTGTCGATCTGCGGCGTCAGCGCCGCCATCGCGGCCGCGGGCGCGGTCCAGGCCAAGCGGGAACAGCTCGCCTACACCGCCAGCCTCGTGATCGTCTTCGCGGTGCCCTCGATCTTCCTCCTTCCGTGGCTGGTCCAGCTCATCGGCCTGAACACCGCACAGGCCGGGGCCTGGATCGGCGGGAACATCGACACCACCGCCGCGGTCGCCGCCTCCGGGGCGATCGTCGGCGAGGAGGCGCTGCAGATCGCCTCCATCGTCAAGGCGACCCAGAACGTGCTGATGGGCGTGGTCGCGGTCGCCCTCACCGCCTACTTCGCCTACCGGGTCGCACCGGCGGGTGGATCCGCCCGGCCGGGGCTCGGCGCGCTCTGGGAGCGGTTCCCCAAGTTCGTGCTGGGGTTCCTGCTCGCCTCGGTCATCGCGACGGTCTGGGCGAACGTCACCGGGGACTCAGGCGAGGCGGGGCTGGATACCGCGAAGGCGCTCCGCGACTGGTTCCTCATCGCCGCGTTCACCAGCATCGGACTGGAGTTCAAACTGAGCTCCCTGCGTGAGGCCGGTTGGCGGCCGATCGGGGTGTTCGCCCTGGCCACCGTCTTCAACCTGCTCGTGGGACTGGCGCTCGCCGCGATCCTGTTCCGGAACTTCGCATTCTGA
- a CDS encoding formylglycine-generating enzyme family protein translates to MGEETVAIPPGRILLRDEGSGTEWPVEIPAFRLAPVPVTREFYRAVLGARPADEENEDDAPGPRTPVTEVGWRDAVRFCDQLSREAGLQPCYTLGPDAENPDSLDVTCDWSADGYRLPTEAEWEYACRAGTTGVRYGELDAIAWYRRNSGETVREVGILEPNAWGLHDTLGNVWEWCWDRFDPRVYGPYRVFRGGGWNDHRHGCRASCRRKSHPTLRTDDLGFRLARSA, encoded by the coding sequence ATGGGCGAGGAAACGGTAGCCATCCCACCGGGACGGATCCTGCTCCGGGACGAGGGGTCGGGGACGGAATGGCCGGTCGAGATCCCCGCCTTCCGGTTGGCGCCCGTCCCTGTGACCCGCGAGTTCTACCGGGCCGTCCTCGGTGCCCGGCCGGCGGACGAGGAGAACGAGGACGACGCCCCCGGCCCGCGTACTCCCGTCACCGAGGTCGGGTGGCGCGACGCCGTGCGGTTCTGCGACCAACTGTCCCGAGAGGCGGGCCTCCAGCCCTGCTACACGCTGGGCCCCGACGCCGAGAATCCGGACAGCCTGGATGTCACCTGCGACTGGTCGGCCGACGGCTACCGTCTGCCGACCGAGGCGGAGTGGGAGTACGCCTGCCGGGCGGGGACCACCGGGGTGCGGTACGGGGAGCTCGACGCGATCGCGTGGTACCGACGCAACTCCGGCGAGACCGTGCGGGAGGTCGGGATCCTGGAGCCGAACGCGTGGGGTCTGCACGACACTCTCGGCAACGTGTGGGAATGGTGCTGGGACCGGTTCGACCCGCGCGTCTACGGGCCGTACCGCGTGTTCCGTGGCGGTGGGTGGAACGACCACCGCCACGGCTGCCGCGCGTCCTGCCGCCGCAAGAGCCACCCCACCCTGCGCACGGACGACCTGGGATTCCGGCTCGCCCGGTCGGCGTGA
- a CDS encoding phosphotransferase → MRDQPGDLNERELHSALEVWGIHAATLRFTPLGFGDHHWIAEEDAAKWFVKVCDLDAKPYLGADRRLTFRALRHAMNTAVALQATPGMDFVVAPVRAESGETVHPLGARYAVSVFPYLEGAPGRVDLPFPDHERGRMLDMLAQLHQCPPPLHTPRAERRLPDRDILERALTDVVTPWREGPFAEPAREAIISHSTALWSRLAEFDHRLAELDRRGAPEVVTHGEPHPGNVIHDGDRRLLIDWDTVGLALPERDLWSVLREERDIERYVKATNTEVDTSALAFYRLRWDLSELCEYTAWFRAPHEDTGDLRTGWEGFASTLRGLAGG, encoded by the coding sequence GTGCGCGACCAACCAGGCGACCTGAACGAACGCGAGCTTCACTCGGCACTGGAGGTGTGGGGCATCCACGCCGCCACCCTGCGGTTCACCCCGCTGGGGTTCGGCGATCACCATTGGATCGCCGAGGAGGACGCCGCCAAGTGGTTCGTCAAGGTCTGCGATCTCGACGCCAAGCCCTACCTCGGCGCGGATCGACGCCTCACCTTCCGGGCGCTGCGACACGCCATGAACACCGCCGTGGCGCTCCAGGCGACTCCTGGCATGGACTTCGTCGTGGCACCGGTGCGCGCGGAGTCCGGGGAGACCGTACATCCGTTGGGCGCCCGCTACGCCGTGAGCGTGTTCCCGTACCTGGAGGGAGCGCCGGGGCGGGTTGACCTGCCCTTCCCCGACCACGAGCGCGGGCGGATGCTGGACATGCTGGCCCAGCTTCACCAGTGTCCTCCGCCGCTGCACACGCCACGCGCCGAACGGCGGCTCCCCGACCGCGACATCCTGGAGCGTGCCCTGACCGACGTCGTGACGCCGTGGCGAGAGGGTCCCTTCGCCGAACCAGCGCGCGAGGCGATCATCTCCCACTCCACAGCCCTGTGGTCACGGCTCGCCGAGTTCGACCACCGGCTGGCCGAGCTGGACCGGCGTGGCGCACCCGAGGTCGTGACCCACGGGGAACCGCATCCCGGCAACGTGATCCACGACGGCGACCGCCGCCTGCTCATCGACTGGGACACCGTGGGACTCGCCCTGCCCGAACGCGACCTGTGGTCGGTGCTGCGGGAGGAACGGGACATCGAGCGCTACGTGAAGGCCACGAACACCGAGGTGGACACGTCGGCGCTGGCGTTCTACCGGCTGAGGTGGGACCTCAGCGAGCTGTGTGAGTACACGGCGTGGTTCCGAGCTCCACACGAGGACACCGGGGACCTCCGCACCGGCTGGGAGGGCTTCGCGTCCACCCTGCGGGGGCTGGCCGGCGGGTGA
- a CDS encoding universal stress protein produces the protein MEFEEPGSISDTWSTDHPGPFLVVGHNAQPEAMSALATAVGLARRLGAFIHVVHAMTMEDFPIDPDSLYWEHQGDQELARQREMAENYLNETDVRWAYHMIGRDPFVALHDAAERCDALMIIVGTRRAWLTHLLRGSVAHQLERNAGRPVLLVPTPQQR, from the coding sequence ATGGAGTTCGAAGAGCCCGGAAGTATCTCCGACACCTGGAGCACCGACCATCCGGGACCGTTTCTCGTCGTCGGACACAACGCCCAGCCGGAGGCCATGTCGGCGCTCGCCACGGCGGTCGGGCTCGCTCGCCGTCTGGGGGCCTTCATCCACGTGGTCCACGCCATGACCATGGAGGACTTCCCGATCGACCCCGACTCGCTCTACTGGGAGCACCAGGGGGACCAGGAACTCGCCCGCCAGCGCGAGATGGCGGAGAACTACCTCAACGAGACCGACGTGCGATGGGCGTACCACATGATCGGCCGCGACCCCTTCGTCGCGCTCCACGACGCGGCGGAGCGCTGCGACGCCCTCATGATCATCGTGGGGACCCGCCGGGCATGGCTCACCCACCTCCTCCGCGGCTCGGTCGCACACCAGCTGGAACGTAACGCGGGCCGTCCCGTACTGCTGGTGCCGACGCCACAACAACGGTGA
- a CDS encoding cell wall anchor protein — protein MSAGQVWALVGLGLFHGVNPAMGWMLAVSRGLQERSRRALLLAVSPIAAGHAASVVLFALAITMTGSVLASRWFTVILGVVVVGAGAWLLISRGHHQWHGLRPSTSHLAGWSFLMASMHGAGLMMVPVLAGDLPQGRGVPGGGHDHAAASAAPLVAAPETGPDLADATVLGLVATGVHTAAMFFAVAVVALVVYDFFGVHALRWKGVTMDRVWAFTLVVSGLFVIVH, from the coding sequence GTGAGCGCCGGCCAGGTCTGGGCGCTGGTGGGATTGGGACTGTTCCACGGTGTGAATCCGGCGATGGGCTGGATGCTCGCGGTGTCGCGTGGGCTCCAGGAGCGTAGTCGGCGGGCGCTGCTGCTGGCGGTGTCGCCGATCGCGGCGGGGCACGCCGCCTCGGTGGTCCTGTTCGCGCTCGCGATCACGATGACCGGGTCGGTGCTGGCGTCCCGCTGGTTCACGGTCATCCTCGGCGTCGTCGTGGTCGGCGCGGGCGCGTGGTTGCTCATCTCACGGGGGCACCACCAGTGGCACGGTCTGCGTCCGTCCACCTCGCACCTGGCCGGATGGTCGTTCCTCATGGCGTCCATGCATGGTGCCGGCCTCATGATGGTGCCGGTGCTCGCGGGGGACCTGCCCCAGGGCCGGGGCGTGCCCGGCGGAGGCCATGACCACGCCGCCGCCTCGGCGGCACCTCTCGTCGCGGCGCCGGAGACCGGGCCCGACCTGGCCGACGCGACCGTGCTCGGCCTGGTGGCCACGGGGGTCCACACCGCCGCGATGTTCTTCGCCGTCGCCGTGGTCGCGCTCGTCGTCTATGACTTCTTCGGCGTCCACGCCCTGCGTTGGAAGGGTGTGACCATGGACCGGGTGTGGGCGTTCACCCTCGTCGTCAGCGGACTGTTCGTCATCGTGCACTGA
- a CDS encoding DoxX family protein, translating into MRTAIGTTIAAHGAQKLFGWFGGGGIEGTGKGFHSMGYRPGQNMALVAGVSETVGGAALALGFGTPGGAAAVAGAMGVAAEQHKPNGFFNMSGGYEYPMLIGLTAMSLIVSGPGKVSLDHATGHVLDRPWMRALAFASVPIAVATMITRKRAALAQDEAEAEDDTESEGAQ; encoded by the coding sequence GTGCGCACCGCCATCGGAACGACCATCGCGGCACACGGTGCCCAGAAGCTGTTCGGCTGGTTCGGTGGAGGCGGGATCGAAGGAACCGGCAAGGGCTTCCACTCCATGGGGTACCGGCCGGGTCAGAACATGGCTCTGGTGGCGGGCGTGAGCGAGACCGTGGGTGGCGCGGCACTGGCGCTCGGCTTCGGCACCCCCGGCGGGGCGGCAGCGGTCGCCGGCGCGATGGGTGTCGCCGCGGAGCAACACAAGCCCAACGGGTTCTTCAACATGAGCGGCGGTTACGAGTACCCGATGCTGATCGGGCTGACCGCGATGTCCCTCATCGTCTCCGGGCCCGGGAAGGTGTCCCTCGACCACGCCACCGGACACGTGCTGGACCGGCCGTGGATGCGGGCCCTGGCGTTCGCGTCGGTCCCGATCGCGGTGGCCACCATGATCACCCGCAAACGCGCCGCCCTCGCCCAGGACGAGGCCGAGGCGGAGGACGACACGGAGTCGGAGGGAGCACAGTGA
- a CDS encoding NUDIX domain-containing protein, which produces MRVKRSAGILMFRERDGVEVLIGHMGGPFWENHDKAAWSIPKGEYTRDEPAIDAARREFEEELGLPVPPGDLLPLGDIRQPGGKLVTIWALHGDLAPDTIVPGTFSMEWPPHSGAYQDFPELDRVAWLPPAIAHDKLVTGQRPFLDRLKERVTG; this is translated from the coding sequence GTGCGAGTCAAGAGGAGCGCCGGAATCCTGATGTTCCGGGAACGCGACGGTGTAGAGGTTCTGATCGGCCACATGGGCGGCCCCTTCTGGGAGAACCACGACAAGGCGGCGTGGTCCATCCCCAAGGGGGAGTACACCCGCGACGAACCGGCGATCGACGCGGCCCGCCGCGAGTTCGAGGAGGAACTGGGCCTCCCCGTCCCGCCGGGCGACCTTCTCCCCCTCGGCGACATCCGCCAGCCCGGCGGCAAACTCGTCACCATCTGGGCCCTCCACGGCGATCTCGCCCCCGACACCATCGTCCCGGGCACGTTCTCCATGGAGTGGCCACCCCACTCAGGCGCCTACCAGGACTTCCCCGAACTCGACCGCGTCGCCTGGCTCCCACCCGCCATAGCCCACGACAAACTCGTCACCGGCCAACGCCCCTTCCTCGACCGCCTCAAGGAACGCGTGACGGGGTGA
- a CDS encoding MFS transporter, with protein sequence MTETPDQSDTSNGPSRRLGRPFWFLWSGMSLSNLGDGVALIALPWVTSQLYPDPLAVSAVAAAGRLPWLVFSLPVGVMLDRVSRLTVLQLANYTRIGLWALIAVLLLTGHATLPVLVVVAFTMGATEVLFDTGAEAYLPTVVHRDGLATGYGHLRASEIVAGDFAGRPIGGALLGFGMAVPFAVTALSTSVIAGLLAYLRRVAPSDRPDRTGTVERSHVLADLAAGLGMVWRERVLRTLAEASVLISVLFGGMLGIQVLYAQVVLGTDAFALAVLLTVSAGGAVVGSQLAGRVLVGARVAPGLLGCLVCFAASTAGLGFTGHYWLAVVLFAVAAGAVAFFNVGVLALRQDATPEEFRGRVGSVFRLLQWGLSAVGMLLGGAAAQVAEAYWDESTALRLPFLVAGVAYGAYLLLFGFRLYRDTARHHGQTQRPTDERSD encoded by the coding sequence TTGACGGAGACTCCGGACCAGTCCGACACGTCCAACGGGCCGTCCCGGAGGCTTGGTCGACCCTTCTGGTTCCTGTGGTCGGGCATGAGCCTGTCCAACCTGGGCGACGGTGTCGCACTGATCGCGCTGCCGTGGGTCACCTCCCAGCTCTACCCGGACCCGCTGGCGGTGTCGGCCGTGGCCGCCGCCGGGCGGCTGCCCTGGCTGGTGTTCTCCCTGCCCGTCGGGGTGATGCTGGACCGGGTCTCCCGCCTCACCGTGCTCCAGTTGGCCAACTACACCCGGATCGGGCTGTGGGCGCTGATCGCGGTCCTCCTCCTCACCGGCCACGCGACGCTGCCGGTGTTGGTGGTCGTTGCCTTCACCATGGGCGCCACGGAGGTTCTCTTCGACACCGGCGCGGAGGCCTACCTTCCGACCGTCGTCCACCGGGACGGTCTGGCCACCGGCTACGGGCATCTGCGGGCCAGCGAGATCGTCGCCGGGGACTTCGCCGGGCGGCCGATCGGTGGTGCCCTGCTGGGGTTCGGGATGGCGGTTCCCTTCGCGGTGACGGCTCTCTCCACCTCGGTGATCGCCGGTCTCCTCGCCTACCTCCGCCGCGTGGCTCCGTCCGACCGGCCAGACCGAACCGGAACGGTGGAACGCAGCCACGTACTCGCCGATCTCGCCGCTGGGCTCGGCATGGTGTGGCGGGAACGCGTCCTGCGCACCCTCGCCGAGGCGTCGGTCCTGATCAGCGTGTTGTTCGGCGGCATGCTCGGCATCCAGGTGCTCTACGCGCAGGTCGTCCTGGGAACGGACGCGTTCGCGCTGGCGGTCCTGCTCACGGTCTCGGCGGGCGGGGCCGTCGTGGGCAGCCAGCTCGCGGGGCGGGTGCTGGTCGGCGCCCGCGTCGCGCCCGGGCTCCTCGGCTGCCTGGTGTGCTTCGCCGCGTCGACGGCCGGGCTGGGGTTCACCGGCCACTACTGGCTCGCGGTCGTGCTGTTCGCGGTGGCGGCGGGTGCGGTGGCGTTCTTCAACGTCGGCGTTCTCGCCCTACGCCAGGACGCGACCCCGGAGGAGTTCCGCGGCCGGGTGGGATCGGTGTTCCGGCTGTTGCAGTGGGGCCTCAGCGCTGTGGGGATGCTGCTCGGTGGTGCCGCCGCGCAGGTCGCCGAGGCCTACTGGGACGAGTCGACGGCGTTGCGGCTGCCGTTCCTGGTGGCTGGGGTCGCGTACGGCGCCTATCTGCTGCTGTTCGGTTTCCGGCTGTACCGGGACACCGCACGACATCACGGACAGACGCAGAGGCCCACGGACGAGCGATCGGACTGA
- a CDS encoding AGE family epimerase/isomerase: protein MSENDVTPAFPDVDPQRWWERQRETLVAWAGRAAHANGVQWLDDDGEPMRERGVQTWLTARATHVGALAWRHGTVGARAIAELGVRALLGPLRDETHGGWFTGVDEAGVEREPTKSAYTHAFVLLAGATAASAGVSGGRELLDRAAAVVLERFWDDEAGLAHEDWDRAWEVPEPYRGANSNMHMVEAFLATAAATSDPTWARRAARIADFLIVRQASAFGDRLPEHFSPEWEPLPEYNSDRKADPFRPYGWTPGHSLEWARLLLHIEAALPEGSATFVEHARRLADTAVRHAWAKDGSDGFCYTLDWSDRPVVGLRMHWVAAEAIAAAEALHRRTGEDRYRALADDVWGHVRRHFVDSGNWHHELDAQLRPSTTIWQGRPDIYHAYTAIAVSADLPVPGFAVRTPAHDAAPNH from the coding sequence ATGTCCGAAAACGACGTGACTCCGGCCTTCCCGGACGTCGATCCCCAGCGATGGTGGGAGCGTCAACGAGAGACACTCGTGGCGTGGGCGGGTCGTGCCGCCCACGCGAACGGTGTGCAGTGGCTGGACGACGACGGCGAGCCGATGCGGGAACGCGGCGTTCAGACCTGGCTCACGGCGCGCGCCACCCACGTGGGCGCGCTGGCCTGGCGACACGGCACGGTCGGCGCCCGCGCGATCGCGGAGCTCGGCGTGCGCGCCCTGCTCGGCCCGCTGCGCGACGAGACCCACGGCGGGTGGTTCACCGGAGTCGACGAAGCGGGGGTGGAGCGGGAACCCACCAAATCGGCCTACACACACGCGTTCGTGCTTCTCGCCGGGGCGACCGCGGCGAGCGCGGGCGTCAGCGGTGGTCGGGAGCTCTTGGACCGAGCCGCCGCGGTGGTGCTGGAGCGGTTCTGGGATGACGAGGCCGGGCTCGCCCACGAGGACTGGGACAGGGCCTGGGAGGTTCCCGAGCCCTACCGGGGCGCCAACAGCAACATGCACATGGTGGAGGCCTTCCTGGCCACGGCCGCGGCGACGTCCGACCCCACGTGGGCACGACGCGCGGCCCGCATCGCCGACTTCCTGATCGTCCGCCAGGCATCCGCGTTCGGGGACCGGCTCCCCGAGCACTTCTCACCGGAGTGGGAGCCACTCCCGGAGTACAACAGCGACCGCAAGGCCGACCCGTTCCGTCCCTACGGTTGGACGCCGGGCCACTCGCTGGAGTGGGCCAGGCTGCTCCTCCACATCGAGGCGGCGTTGCCGGAGGGGTCCGCGACGTTCGTGGAGCACGCCCGACGGCTGGCCGACACCGCCGTTCGGCACGCGTGGGCGAAGGACGGTAGCGACGGGTTCTGCTACACCTTGGACTGGTCCGACCGTCCGGTGGTCGGTCTGCGGATGCACTGGGTGGCCGCCGAGGCCATCGCCGCGGCCGAGGCGCTCCACCGTCGCACGGGCGAGGACCGGTACCGCGCGTTGGCGGACGACGTCTGGGGACACGTCCGCCGCCACTTCGTGGACTCCGGCAACTGGCACCACGAACTCGACGCCCAGCTCCGCCCCTCGACCACCATCTGGCAGGGCCGCCCCGACATCTACCACGCCTACACCGCCATCGCCGTCTCGGCCGACCTGCCCGTCCCCGGGTTCGCGGTACGCACCCCCGCACACGACGCCGCCCCCAACCACTAA
- a CDS encoding DUF397 domain-containing protein — protein MSIAQWRTSTYSQGNSNCVECRVEPGRTLIRDTFHRQRGHLTVPANEWRAFLAAVRRAEVG, from the coding sequence ATGTCCATCGCCCAGTGGCGCACGTCCACCTACAGCCAGGGCAACTCCAACTGCGTCGAGTGCCGCGTCGAGCCCGGTCGAACCCTGATCCGAGACACCTTCCACCGACAGCGGGGTCACCTCACGGTGCCGGCGAACGAGTGGCGTGCCTTCCTCGCCGCGGTTCGGCGCGCCGAGGTTGGCTGA
- a CDS encoding DoxX family protein: MSVAYAVVVIATIAANLGIAAADFASARFVLNNSAEVGVPRAWLPLLGALKAAGAVGLLLGLAGVPRLDTLAAAGLTVFFLGAVGAHVRARVFHNIAFPATYLVLAVASLLLSILV; encoded by the coding sequence ATGAGCGTCGCCTACGCGGTGGTGGTCATCGCGACGATCGCCGCGAACCTCGGCATCGCGGCGGCCGACTTCGCCTCCGCCCGATTCGTCCTGAACAACTCCGCGGAGGTCGGGGTCCCCCGGGCCTGGCTGCCGCTCCTGGGCGCCCTGAAGGCCGCCGGAGCCGTGGGGTTGCTCCTCGGCCTCGCCGGTGTCCCACGACTCGACACACTCGCCGCGGCCGGGTTGACCGTCTTCTTCCTCGGCGCGGTGGGAGCACACGTGCGCGCCCGTGTGTTCCACAACATCGCGTTCCCCGCGACGTACCTGGTGCTCGCGGTCGCGAGCCTCCTGCTGTCGATACTGGTGTGA
- a CDS encoding sigma-70 family RNA polymerase sigma factor, with protein sequence MDPEPGPEAGGPLGAYAEERTRLRSLAFRVTGSDADAEDALQETWIRAARVDARDIRNPAAWLTTVTTRVCLDLLRKRREVPWDPTDIPEEPGAAPDDQALLASELTEALTVVLERLTPPQRVALVLHDVFGSPFDEVARILDTTPGSAKKLASRARGRVRALPTPASDPDPDARRVVAAFLRAARQGDADGLLRLLHPDVVRTADPQALPAGTAQRVRGADAVVAETRVLRANARRAHLVRVDGRPAIAVGTEAVLLFHVEGGRIHHYDVVGDPSRLALLRVTPTEGGPTG encoded by the coding sequence GTGGACCCAGAACCAGGACCGGAGGCGGGCGGCCCGCTCGGGGCGTATGCCGAGGAACGCACCCGGCTCAGGTCCCTGGCCTTCCGCGTCACGGGCAGCGACGCCGACGCCGAGGACGCCCTACAGGAGACGTGGATCAGGGCCGCGCGGGTGGACGCGCGCGACATCCGCAACCCCGCCGCGTGGCTGACCACGGTGACCACCCGGGTGTGTCTCGACCTGCTGCGCAAACGACGTGAGGTGCCGTGGGACCCCACGGACATCCCCGAGGAACCCGGTGCCGCCCCGGACGACCAGGCGCTGTTGGCCAGCGAACTGACCGAGGCCCTCACGGTGGTCCTGGAGCGGCTCACGCCACCGCAACGGGTCGCGCTGGTACTGCATGACGTGTTCGGCTCACCCTTCGACGAGGTGGCCCGGATCCTCGACACCACGCCCGGGTCGGCCAAGAAGCTCGCCAGCCGCGCCCGGGGACGGGTCCGGGCCCTGCCAACCCCCGCGTCCGACCCGGACCCCGACGCCCGACGGGTGGTCGCGGCGTTCCTGCGTGCGGCACGGCAGGGGGACGCCGACGGGCTGCTCCGCCTGCTCCACCCCGACGTCGTGCGGACGGCCGACCCACAGGCCCTCCCCGCCGGGACGGCGCAGCGGGTACGCGGCGCCGACGCCGTGGTCGCCGAGACACGGGTCCTTCGGGCCAACGCCCGACGCGCCCACCTGGTGAGGGTCGACGGGCGTCCCGCGATCGCGGTCGGCACCGAGGCTGTCCTGCTGTTCCACGTCGAAGGGGGTCGCATCCACCACTACGACGTGGTCGGGGATCCCTCGCGCCTCGCGCTGCTGCGCGTCACCCCGACGGAGGGAGGGCCGACCGGATGA
- a CDS encoding MFS transporter has protein sequence MGRGDVGPDRVPMTAPLRGGPFRALVAGRTLMYVGNGLATVALAFAVLDVTGSVAQLGLVVGTRTLANILLVLFGGVLADRFSRALILRGGCALAAATQLVLGGALLLDIATLPLMFVLAALNGAAGAVNVPAAAALVPQLVAADQLRQANSIIRVGLETGRVTGMSVGTLLVAVIGPGWAITVDGLAFAAAGVCFVLLRLPPTEAKPTGEDSGNPLRELVAGWSEFVSRRWVWLVIFQVMLANVVWSGTVTVLGPAVADETFGRAVWGAMLTVNSVGLLVGGLWAARWQPRRALRFGVALTMIEAIPVVLLGLSPGLVPLFLFMFLSGVGIQHFLVAWEVSVQQNIPPDRLARVYSYDVLGSFLALPVGQMTIGPLATHFGATNVLIGGGCVIVLAACMALTDRGVRTLARR, from the coding sequence ATGGGACGGGGCGACGTCGGTCCTGACCGCGTCCCGATGACGGCGCCACTGCGCGGTGGGCCGTTCCGGGCGTTGGTCGCGGGCCGCACCCTCATGTATGTCGGGAACGGCCTGGCCACGGTGGCCTTGGCGTTCGCGGTGCTGGACGTCACGGGTTCGGTGGCCCAACTGGGGCTCGTCGTCGGCACGCGAACCCTGGCCAACATCCTCCTCGTCCTCTTCGGTGGGGTCCTGGCCGACCGGTTCTCCCGGGCGTTGATCCTGCGGGGTGGCTGCGCGCTCGCGGCGGCCACACAGCTCGTCCTGGGGGGCGCGCTGCTCCTCGACATCGCCACCCTGCCGTTGATGTTCGTGCTGGCGGCGCTGAACGGGGCCGCGGGCGCCGTGAACGTCCCCGCCGCCGCGGCCCTGGTTCCCCAGTTGGTGGCGGCCGACCAACTACGTCAGGCGAACTCGATCATCCGCGTGGGCCTGGAGACGGGACGGGTGACCGGCATGTCGGTCGGTACCCTCCTCGTCGCCGTGATCGGTCCGGGCTGGGCGATCACGGTGGACGGCCTCGCCTTCGCCGCGGCCGGGGTGTGCTTCGTCCTGCTGCGGCTCCCTCCGACCGAGGCGAAGCCGACGGGCGAGGACAGCGGGAACCCGCTGCGGGAGCTGGTCGCCGGTTGGTCGGAGTTCGTCTCCCGTCGCTGGGTGTGGCTCGTCATCTTTCAGGTGATGCTGGCCAACGTGGTGTGGTCGGGCACGGTGACCGTGCTGGGGCCCGCCGTTGCCGACGAGACCTTCGGGCGGGCCGTGTGGGGGGCGATGCTGACGGTGAACAGCGTCGGCCTTCTGGTCGGTGGGCTGTGGGCCGCCCGGTGGCAGCCCCGACGTGCCCTCCGCTTCGGCGTGGCGCTGACGATGATCGAGGCCATCCCGGTCGTCCTGTTGGGTCTCTCGCCCGGGCTGGTCCCGCTCTTCCTGTTCATGTTCCTCAGCGGGGTCGGGATCCAACACTTCCTGGTGGCCTGGGAGGTGTCGGTCCAGCAGAACATCCCCCCCGACCGGCTCGCCCGCGTCTACTCCTACGACGTGCTGGGGTCGTTTCTCGCGTTGCCGGTCGGGCAGATGACCATCGGCCCTCTCGCCACGCACTTCGGCGCGACGAATGTTCTCATCGGGGGTGGTTGCGTCATCGTGCTCGCGGCCTGCATGGCCCTCACCGACCGCGGGGTGCGCACGCTGGCCCGCCGCTGA